One window from the genome of Schistocerca piceifrons isolate TAMUIC-IGC-003096 chromosome 1, iqSchPice1.1, whole genome shotgun sequence encodes:
- the LOC124715067 gene encoding heme-binding protein HMX1, producing MGDIALSFCKQMRTATRDVHAVSDALVNAKLAFALSDNTVWADGLLVFYEVFRFLEGAMDRHSVLAQLEVPGLRRREAFERDLARYLGEGWCGPNYQPRASVATYIHHLEKLEKEDPVLLSAYIYHLYMGLLSGGQILRRKRAFREKLLPAGWWHDADSDSVTDFHPQKPSALKKMLATAMEEFANGLTADMREKLIVESKNVFRMNNLIIRSVKGTTQVFLKKCVYAATFLFLIVLLYLYLFPRQGLQLK from the exons ATGGGTGACATTGCTTTATCTTTCTGCAAGCAGATGCGAACTGCGACAAGAGATGTTCATGCAGTCAGTGATGCACTAGTGAATGCAAAACTTGCATTTG CACTGTCTGACAACACAGTCTGGGCGGATGGACTCCTTGTTTTCTATGAAGTATTTAGATTCCTGGAAGGTGCAATGGATCGTCATTCGGTATTGGCACAATTAGAAGTGCCTGGATTACGACGCCGAGAAGCATTCGAACGTGATCTTGCACGTTACCTTGGGGAAGGATGGTGTGGACCAAACTACCAACCACGAGCCAGTGTAGCAACATATATACATCATCTTGAAAAACTTGAGAAAGAAGATCCCGTTCTGCTTTCAGCTTATATATACCATCTTTACATGGGATTATTGTCTGGTGGTCAGATTCTAAGACGTAAACGTGCTTTTCGGGAAAAATTACTACCTGCAGGCTGGTGGCATGATGCAGACTCAGACTCTGTAACAGATTTCCATCCACAAAAGCCCTCGGCACTAAAAAAGATGTTAGCTACTGCAATGGAAGAATTTGCTAATGGTTTAACAGCAGACATGCGTGAGAAATTAATTGTGGAGAGCAAAAACGTATTTCGCATGAATAATCTAATTATTAGAAGTGTAAAAGGTACAAcacaagtgtttctgaaaaagtgtGTTTATGCAGctactttcctttttttaattgtACTGTTATATTTGTACCTGTTTCCAAGGCAAGGTCTGCAGCTGAAGTAA